The Acidobacteriota bacterium sequence TGCCGACCGAAATTCTTGTAGAGCAATTTTGATGATGAATGGCCGGAGGCACGTTTGGCCTCCGGGGAGAGATGAAACAAATCGAATTGCGCTTTAGACAGCGCGAATCACTTCTTTTTTCCAGCCTTCTTTGCCGCTTTCTTGGTCTGTTTTGCCGCCGTTTTCTTAGCAGCCTTTTTTGCCGGAGCTTTCTTGGTCGCCAGCTTTGTTGCTTTCTTAGCAGCCTTTTTTGCCGGAGCTTTCTTGGTCGCCTTCGCAGTTTTCTTTGAAGCCTTAACGATTTTCTTACTTGCCTTTGTTGTCTTGGCAGCCTTCTTGGCCTTCTTTACTGAATTCCGAACAGGCGTTTTAGCCATTCCAGCAGCGGATTTTTTTTTCGAGACGGCGCTTGTGGAGCCGTCTTCGGATGGGGAAGAAGTCGTTCCTAAAAGCTCCTCGATTGCTTCCTGTCCGCGAGGAAGTGTGTTTGGCGTCAGGTTGCCAGTTGCAGGCGGCGGCGCGGCTGCAGCGGCAGAAAACGAAAAACTACTGAAAGAGGAAGTAACACCAAGCGCCTGTTTGGCGCGTGCATAATACTTTTCTCTGCTGGCCTGGCCGTTCAGTCCGCCGTTAATTTTTTTGGTAATTGCCGTGAAATCCGGGATGTCGGCGAGTTCATTCAATCCGTTGACTTTCCAGAACTGGCAAGCTGTTTCAAATCCAACCTGAGTGGTTGACGCCAATTCCGGATTTCCTTCGATGTCAACGCCCACCAATTGCCCGTACTTTCTGTAATTGAATCTGCCAGTGATTTGGATTGGTCCTCGTCCTTTGTACCGTTTGCCGTCACCTGGTTGTGTGTTGCCCAACCGCGTCGCCAAATCGCTTGGCGGTTCGTAGCGTTTCTGCGCCGCCGTTGGCCCCCAGATTTCTTCCCAAAACTTCAATTCACCCGATTCATGTGCGATTTGAGCCAGAAAGGCGGCTTGGCGCAGCGGGGTGGTAATGTCGTACATCGGCAGAATGGCGTTCAAAAACGGCAGGTACATCTGGCGTTTTTGAGCCGTCAAGGTCGGCATGATTTGTTGCAATTGGCTGTCGGTAAGCATACGTTCCTCCTTATGCCGTGCAAACGCGGCAAATAATTGGGTTGTTCCATAATGGCTGAAATCGCTCAATCACATTCCGGCGAATAACCGATGCCGGCATGCTGAGCGGAGAAAAGGGCAAAAACAACAACGGGCGTCTTTTTTTGGAAGACGCCCGCGACAGGTTTGGGAATGAGCCGTGATGGACTCGAACCATCGACCCACTGGTTAAAAGCCAGTTGCTCTACCGACTGAGCTAACGGCCCAAAGTGATTTGAATCAGAGAACCTGTCCAAAAACGAAGGCCGGATGATACCTATCGAAGCTTTGATCGTCAACCACCCCAGACTGAACAAATTGCCAAAAACCTTGCGTTCAACCGAAGGGGCAATTTATTTAACGTCGAAGACCGGAACCTCGCTCAATCGCATTTTGCCCCCTGCACGACTAACCACATAAACAGCTCGGCCAGAATATTCTTTGCCTTCGATTTTGATTTTCAGCGTGACGTCAACAGCGGTGCGATTAGCGTCCCATTCTTCGGCGCGCATCGGGTCGGTTACCCAGATGGAAGGCTTTCTGACAACCAGGGACTGCGCGAAGCGGCGCAGATTTCCAAGCTCAACAAACGGGTTGACCACATCGGCATTGCCTTGCAACACGGCGGCATCGAATTTTTGCAAGAACGCGCGCACATCGTCTGGGATTTTGACTGCGTTGGCTCCGCGTTCGGCTTTCAGCGCGCCATCGCGCGCCGCGACTGTTGTTGCCGCGTCCAGATCGGACATAGAAGCGTAGCGGTATCGCATCGCTGCGTCGGAAAACTTGCTTTGTTGGAGCGCAATTTCAGCCAAACCCAAATTGGCCGCGCCGTAAGCTTGCAGCGGCAACGGCTCGCTTTTCAAAACGGCTTCAAACTCTTTCGCGGCTTCGTCGGTTTTCTTTTCCGCCAGCAAAATGCGGCCCAAGAGCGCCTGCAAAATCGGCGCGTTGGGCGTTTCCTTCAATCCTTCGCGAATTTTGGTCTCGGCGGTGGCGAAATCGTTTTTGCTGAACGCCAGATTGGCTTGCCCAAAGGCTTCGGATTCGGATGGGCGGCGCGGGTAAATGTCATTGTTGTAATCGGCTTGCAGATACAGTTTGTCCGGGTCGGCTTCAATAGATGTGATGACCGTTCCGGCGGGAAAACTGACTGAGCCGAATTCGCCCGCTTTGACCAGCACCTGGCGTTTGATCTTTTCGCCTTTGTCGGTGGTCGCCAAAACATCCACAGTGATTTCGCCAGAACCGAAATTGGCGATTGTGGATTCGACTCCGGCTGCGGTCGTTTGTGGTTGGCCGATGGCGAAATCCGGCAGCAAACCGGCTTCAATCCAGTTTGAAAAGATTTCGTTGATCACACGACGATCTGCGCCCGAAGCCAGCAGCACATCTTTCAAACTGGCACAGCGCGAAAGGGAACATAGCGGATGCACTTGCGGCGGGCGACCATTTTGCGACGGCAAATACCATCCGCTGAGCGATAGCGCGTCAACATTTCTGCGGCTGAGCGAAGCTCGCAGCGCATTGTCAAAGATTTGTTTGCCAACCTGCTTTTCAATCAATCGCCAGGTCATGGCGCCTTTGTTGTAAACGCTGGTGGTGTAATTGCGATCCAAAGGGCTTTGATTCAGCAAGGGAGCGTCGTCTTTGGCGATGACGGCATACGCGCGCCGGAAGCGTTCAAAAGCGTTTTCCCGCTGCGCCGCGCCATAGCGGTCACCCAGATACTGCGCAACCAGGTAACTCGGCAACGCATCGCGCAACATTCCAGTGCCGCGTCCGCGCAGCAGAACCTGACCATCAATCCAGGCCCGCGCGGCGGCTCCGGCAACAAGTTCAACCGTTCCCTGATCCAGCAAATCTCGCCGAAACAAATTGGCATCCACCGTGACGGCTCCGACAGTGGTAAACGACACTTCGCGCACCGCGCCAAAGTTGTCGGAAGTGATGGTGCTCAGTTGTCGCGCCTGTGTGGCAATAACGCGGAAAGGAGCCAGCGCCGCGACATCGAAGTATTTGACGTAAAACGCGACGATTCGTTCGGATTCTGCTGCCAACCGAGCGGCTTGCTGTTTGCCTGCTTCGTTTAAGCCGCGCGGATAATACACCTCCACGGGATGAGCCTCGCCTCCACGCGTGATGGCTTCGTAATCCCCTACGATCACGAACGGCTGTGCCGCCATGGATTGTTCAAACGAATTTTCACTCTTGCGAATTCCGGAAGAGATGACTTTTAACCCGGCTGGCGCTTCGACCGTGAGCGAGTAGGGAGCGGTATCGGCTCCGTGTTCGGCAAACGGCGTATGCGGCGTCGGAACCCAGAAACTTTGCGGCAACAGATAACTTTCCCCTGATGCCAGGTGAAGCCCGATTCCGCGATCCGCCGCGGGAAGCGAGTATGTAAATTCGACGGTCAATTCGCGGGTCGAGGCAATGGTCGTCGTCATATCCGTGTAAATCCGCAACACATTGCCGCGCTCTTCATTGGTTTTGAAGCTGACCGGCTCGCCATTGACCTTCATCGCACTGACTTGGGTTTTCATATTTGCGTAAAACCCAAAGCGCGGTTTGTTGGAATCAAGCAGGATTCGATCCGCCAAATTTGGATCGGAAAGATTGACCAGTTGCAGTTTGGCCTGCACATCCACTTTCAACTCTTCCGGTTTGATGGCGACACTGATCTCGTATTTTTTGACTTCGAATTCCTGAGCGGAGGCTGAAGCTGCCAATCCCAGCAACATCATTGAAAAGAAAATGAGCCTTTTCAGCATTCTTTTATCTGTCCTTATGATTTTTGATTACAACTTTGGTTTCGGCATTATTCCCAAAAATGCCCGCGTCGTAATTCTTGAACGGCATGGAGCCGTTCCTCTTGCCGCAATTTCAGCAGGCGGTTTTTTACTGCAGGTCGAACCAATTCTTGAATCTTGAGCAGCGTTTCTAGCAGCGGCTCCAGTTTGTCCAGCGCGAACTGCGTAGTCGCATCGCTCAACGCGTGTGGCGGGTTGTCGTGAACTTCCATAAACAATCCGTCAATACCGCAAGCGACTCCAGCGCGCGCCAGATGTTCGATGTATTCGGCTTGGCCATCGGTGGCATCGCCCAATCCACCGGGAAGTTGCACGCTGTGCGTCACGTCAAACACCACCGGATAGCCAAAGCCGCGCATGATCGGAAACGAGCGCATATCCACGACCAAGTTGTTGTACCCGAAACTCGTCCCGCGTTCGGTCAGCATAATTTGCCGATTGCCCGTGGCTTCCAGCTTTTCGATGATGTTGGCCACATCCCACGGAGCCAGAAACTGCCCCTTTTTGACGTTGACCACTCGACCGCTTTCAGCCGCCGCTTGTAGCAAATCGGTTTGCCGGCACAAAAACGCCGGAATCTGCAAAATATCCGCGACTTCGGCGACGGCGGTAACTTGGTCGGATTCGTGAATGTCGGTGACGACAGGCACGCCGACGTCGTCTTTGACGCGCTGCAAAATCCGCAAGCCTTCTTCCAGGCCTACGCCGCGGAACGAACGCGCCGAAGACCGGTTGGCTTTGTCGTAAGACGCCTTGAACACATACGGCACATCCAGCCGGTCGGCGATTCGCGCAATCGAATGCGCCATCATCAGCGCGTGCCGTTCGGATTCAATCACGCACGGCCCGGCAATCAAGAATAAGTCGCCTTCGCAGCGACGGATCGTTTGGTAAATGCTTTTCATTTGCAATTTAGACGTGCCAGATTAATTTGCCGGATCAGCAAGATCATCGAGGATTTTATTCACGTCAACTTTTAGGTCTACAGTTTCGATAGTCGCTGCGTCCCAGACCTTTTGAAGGTCAACGCCAAAGTATTGCCCTGCAAATACAATTCGATTTTTGCGATGGCATCGCGGACATGCTTCAGGTAAACCAACTCATCCCGCTTCATAAATCACCTTCAAGTCCGCCAGAATGCGATCCCGCAAATATGGGCTGATGGCTGGCTCTGTCAGCAGATCAACTTTCCTGCCAAGCGCATCAGTCAATTGATTTTCCAGCGCGACCAGATCAATTAAACTTTTGCGTGTTGAAAAATCCACCAGCAAATCAATGTCGCTGCTTTCGTTCGCTTCGCCACGCGCCATCGAGCCGAACAAGCCGATTTTTGACACATCATTTTGGCGACAGATTTCGATCAACTTAGCCACATCAAACAATTGAGACATACAAACTCCATTCGTCGGCGAAAGGCTAATCCGCGCCGACTGCCTCAGCTATTGCTTGTTCTTCGCCGACTTCATCTCTCAACCGGTGATTGTAAGCCGCGCGAATAAAGCTGGCAAAAAGCGGATGCGGAGCCAGCGGCTTCGATTTCAATTCGGGATGAAATTGGCAACCCAGAAACCACGGATGGTCTTCGAGTTCCAGCATTTCGATGAATTTTCCGTCAGGCGATTTTCCCGCAAAGATCAAGCCGTTTTCAGCTAAGCGATCTTCGTAGGATGGATTGAATTCGTAACGGTGACGGTGGCGTTCTGAAATGCGCGTGGAGCCGTAAACCCGTTCTGCCAGCGATCCTTTGCGCAATTCGCACTCATAAGCGCCCAGACGCATTGTTCCGCCCAGGTCTTCCACACCGACCAAATCGCGCAGCTTGAACACCAGCGGGTCGGGCGTATCGGGATCAAACTCGGTCGAATCGGCCTGATCAATTCCGCAAACGTTGCGGGCAAATTCGATGGCGGCGCATTGCATCCCTAAGCAAATGCCGAAAAATGGTTTCTTTTCGCGCCGAGCGTACCCAATCGCGCGAATCATTCCCGAAATGCCTCGTTTGCCGAATCCTCCGGGAACCAAGATCGCGTCCACATCGCGTAACCGATCTTCCCAGCGTTCGTCCGTCATCAGGTCATCGCTTTCGATCCAGCGGAAATTGACTTTGACGTTGTTGTCGAATCCGCCGTGAATCAAGGCTTCATTCAAGCTTTTGTAGGAATCTTCCAGTTCGACGTATTTGCCGACAATGCCGATGGTGACGGCCTCGCGCAATCCGTGAATGCGATTGGCCAGCGCATTCCATTGCCGCAAATCCGTATCGCCCAACGGCAAGCGCAACAAATCCACCAGCAACTGATCCAAGCCCTGCCGGTTGAACACCAACGGAACTTCGTACACCGATTTCACATCCTGCGCGGTGATGACGGCGTCTTGTTCGACGTTACAGAACAGCGAAATTTTTGCCTTCATTTCCACAGGCAATTCGCGTTCGCAGCGGCAAAGCAAAATATCCGGCTGAATCCCAATCCCTAATAATTCTTTGACCGAATGTTGCGTCGGTTTGGTTTTCAATTCGCCCGAAGCCGCCAAGAAGGGAACCAGCGTCAAATGCACAAACGCGGCATTGTGGCGACCGACTTCGTTGCCCATCTGGCGAATGGCTTCCAAAAACGGCAGCGATTCGATGTCGCCGACCGTTCCGCCGATTTCGACAATGACCACGTCATAATCTTTGGAAACGGCTTTGATGGCATCTTTGATTTCGTTGGTGATGTGGGGAATAACCTGAATGGTTTTGCCCAGATAATCGCCGCGGCGTTCTTTTTCGATGACCGA is a genomic window containing:
- a CDS encoding tetratricopeptide repeat protein, with amino-acid sequence MLKRLIFFSMMLLGLAASASAQEFEVKKYEISVAIKPEELKVDVQAKLQLVNLSDPNLADRILLDSNKPRFGFYANMKTQVSAMKVNGEPVSFKTNEERGNVLRIYTDMTTTIASTRELTVEFTYSLPAADRGIGLHLASGESYLLPQSFWVPTPHTPFAEHGADTAPYSLTVEAPAGLKVISSGIRKSENSFEQSMAAQPFVIVGDYEAITRGGEAHPVEVYYPRGLNEAGKQQAARLAAESERIVAFYVKYFDVAALAPFRVIATQARQLSTITSDNFGAVREVSFTTVGAVTVDANLFRRDLLDQGTVELVAGAAARAWIDGQVLLRGRGTGMLRDALPSYLVAQYLGDRYGAAQRENAFERFRRAYAVIAKDDAPLLNQSPLDRNYTTSVYNKGAMTWRLIEKQVGKQIFDNALRASLSRRNVDALSLSGWYLPSQNGRPPQVHPLCSLSRCASLKDVLLASGADRRVINEIFSNWIEAGLLPDFAIGQPQTTAAGVESTIANFGSGEITVDVLATTDKGEKIKRQVLVKAGEFGSVSFPAGTVITSIEADPDKLYLQADYNNDIYPRRPSESEAFGQANLAFSKNDFATAETKIREGLKETPNAPILQALLGRILLAEKKTDEAAKEFEAVLKSEPLPLQAYGAANLGLAEIALQQSKFSDAAMRYRYASMSDLDAATTVAARDGALKAERGANAVKIPDDVRAFLQKFDAAVLQGNADVVNPFVELGNLRRFAQSLVVRKPSIWVTDPMRAEEWDANRTAVDVTLKIKIEGKEYSGRAVYVVSRAGGKMRLSEVPVFDVK
- the kdsA gene encoding 3-deoxy-8-phosphooctulonate synthase; protein product: MKSIYQTIRRCEGDLFLIAGPCVIESERHALMMAHSIARIADRLDVPYVFKASYDKANRSSARSFRGVGLEEGLRILQRVKDDVGVPVVTDIHESDQVTAVAEVADILQIPAFLCRQTDLLQAAAESGRVVNVKKGQFLAPWDVANIIEKLEATGNRQIMLTERGTSFGYNNLVVDMRSFPIMRGFGYPVVFDVTHSVQLPGGLGDATDGQAEYIEHLARAGVACGIDGLFMEVHDNPPHALSDATTQFALDKLEPLLETLLKIQELVRPAVKNRLLKLRQEERLHAVQELRRGHFWE
- a CDS encoding nucleotidyltransferase family protein, giving the protein MSQLFDVAKLIEICRQNDVSKIGLFGSMARGEANESSDIDLLVDFSTRKSLIDLVALENQLTDALGRKVDLLTEPAISPYLRDRILADLKVIYEAG
- a CDS encoding CTP synthase translates to MPKYIFVTGGVVSGLGKGIAAASIAALLEARGLKVTMMKFDPYINVDPGTMSPFQHGEVYVTDDGAETDLDLGHYERYTKASYSKANNWTSGRIYLSVIEKERRGDYLGKTIQVIPHITNEIKDAIKAVSKDYDVVIVEIGGTVGDIESLPFLEAIRQMGNEVGRHNAAFVHLTLVPFLAASGELKTKPTQHSVKELLGIGIQPDILLCRCERELPVEMKAKISLFCNVEQDAVITAQDVKSVYEVPLVFNRQGLDQLLVDLLRLPLGDTDLRQWNALANRIHGLREAVTIGIVGKYVELEDSYKSLNEALIHGGFDNNVKVNFRWIESDDLMTDERWEDRLRDVDAILVPGGFGKRGISGMIRAIGYARREKKPFFGICLGMQCAAIEFARNVCGIDQADSTEFDPDTPDPLVFKLRDLVGVEDLGGTMRLGAYECELRKGSLAERVYGSTRISERHRHRYEFNPSYEDRLAENGLIFAGKSPDGKFIEMLELEDHPWFLGCQFHPELKSKPLAPHPLFASFIRAAYNHRLRDEVGEEQAIAEAVGAD